One region of Anoplopoma fimbria isolate UVic2021 breed Golden Eagle Sablefish chromosome 10, Afim_UVic_2022, whole genome shotgun sequence genomic DNA includes:
- the LOC129097271 gene encoding CMP-N-acetylneuraminate-beta-galactosamide-alpha-2,3-sialyltransferase 1-like yields MSSKVMVLIVLLCVTGIGVFWREDISLYFLPQDEIPCACDQCLCEDGLLLSQHFRKFAEPFLSVNYNLSDDDFNWWRRIQNERRDYNYYKTTVDKIVQMFPSSADVEPPSPDRCRTCAVVGNSGNLKNSHHGPLIDFQDIVIRMNTGRTKGFEADVGTRTTHHVMYPESAVDLDNTTRLVLFPFKIMDLEWIMKAISTGFSGSSYMPIKSKIKANKDLVMVLNPAFMRYVHDVWLRRKGRYPSTGFMALVLALHICDEVHVFGFGADSDGNWSHYWENSKTKS; encoded by the exons ATGAGTTCAAAAGTGATGGTGCTCAttgtcctgctgtgtgtgactGGCATCGGTGTGTTTTGGAGAGAAGACATCTCACTATACTTCCTGCCTCAGGATGAAATACCCTGTGCTTGTGACCAATGTTTATGTGAAGATGGTCTGTTGTTGTCACAGCATTTCAGAAAATTTGCTGAACCATTTTTGTCGGTAAACTACAACCTTTCAGATGATGATTTCAACTGGTGGAGG CGCATACAGAATGAAAGGCGTGACTACAATTACTACAAAACAACAGTGGACAAGATAGTCCAGATGTTCCCATCCAGTGCTGATGTTGAACCACCCAGCCCTGACCGCTGCAGGACTTGTGCTGTGGTGGGGAATTCTGGTAACTTGAAGAATTCACATCATGGACCTCTCATAGATTTCCAGGACATCGTCATAAG AATGAACACTGGTCGCACCAAAGGCTTTGAAGCAGATGTTGGGACCAGAACAACTCATCATGTCATGTATCCAGAGAGTGCTGTGGATTTAGATAACACCACTCGTCTTGTGCTGTTTCCATTCAAGATAATGGATCTTGAGTGGATTATGAAGGCCATCAGCACAGGATTTTCTGGAAG CTCATATATgccaattaaatcaaaaatcaagGCCAACAAGGATTTG GTGATGGTCCTTAACCCAGCCTTCATGAGGTATGTTCATGACGTGTGGCTAAGAAGGAAGGGCAGGTATCCATCCACTGGCTTCATGGCTTTGGTTCTTGCCCTGCATATTTGTGACGAg GTCCATGTGTTCGGTTTTGGAGCAGACAGTGATGGAAACTGGAGTCATTACTGGGAAAACTCAaagacaaaaagttaa